A window of Daucus carota subsp. sativus chromosome 2, DH1 v3.0, whole genome shotgun sequence genomic DNA:
GTGGTAGAGGTGAGGAAGAAAGGAGGGACAACAGAGAGTGCGAAGAGTTTCGTGACTGTGAATTAAGTCCGCGGTTACAAAATCTTATGTTGTTCGACTCTGCTCAGTCTTCGCATGTGCCTTCAGATTCAgaatagagaataaaaagatggGCAGAAGGTTACAAGCCTTTTTTCTCtgatttttattcattatttgacACTTTATATAGGTGTTGTTTGTCTTTGGTTCTGTAAATGTGCCTTTTAGTCTTAGTTGGGACTTCAGATGTGTGTATCTTGTGATCTTTGCTTTGTTTCACCAGAAATGAAATCACTGAACAATTCTATATAAATGAGGCGCAGGTGCGCATCTAAGTTCAGATATTTAACACAAAAGAATGTTAAAGTGCCAGGTtgataattcaataaattttaacCTGGTTGCCTTCTTTTTATCATGGATACTTGTGGATCATGGTTACAGATTACTTGAATTGTACACAGAGGCTTTCATTTCTTTTACTACACAAAATTGCAGAAAGAGTTGCCGTTTCTATGAAAAATCTTGCATTTATTGCAGATTTCTTTACGAGAGTTTATGAAAGATTAAACTCTAAACAATCAATTTTAGACAAGAGAAGTAAACTGAAGTAACACTTTTGGCTAATATAGTTCTTCCTTCTTTCTTTATTATTCCTTCTACAAAAGTGATTGCTAGTACCAACTGCTAACCTATGAACCATGCTTTGTTTTGTTGGTAAAAAATTGAATTCATCaagaatttaatataaaattgtcGATTATTCTGAGGTCAAAGAAATGATGCAAGAAAAAATTTGTAGAAACAATGAGAGAGTGCATCCTTTCTTTGAGCTAAGCTCAAGGCTTAGGCAATGAAAAAGAGATTCATTCACAGATCAGAAAATCTTCCATCAAGGATCCTTGTCGTTTGTATTTGTGTCGTGGTTTTTCTAACTACATGCCATCATCATAGATTTGTAGTAGCACAACAGTCGAACAAGTCGTATATTTTACACCATAGGATAAAGCCCCTCTGGTATAAGTCTGCAATAAGTGAAATTTAATGACAAACAAAgaaataatatacagaaaacAATTTTATACCTATATTAATAGGCTCTATAGAAAGAGGTGAGGTGAGGAGATCTACGTAACTTTGTACTTTGTATACCAGCTATGCATGTTACAATATGGACAGTCTCAAATTAAGCTGCTTCCGCTGACAAAATCTCTAGCTCAGCCCACCAAAGGGGAGAGAGTCTTGGAGTAGCTGCATCAGGAGATACCTTGATAACTTCTCTCAGCTTTGGTATTATTTCGTTTATAGTCGGTCTCTTCCTTGGATCTTGTTGAATGCATTCTTGAAGAACATTACATATAACTTCAAGCTCATCATTTTTGAAGGACTTCAAGATCGGATCAATCATGAGTTTGAACTTACGACTATCTTCCAGGTACTCGGATGCCTAAAAAGAAAAGATATGCTATGCTTAATTAGTTACAAGTATAATCAggattgtaaaaatatatacatctatGTGTAACTATTGTTTACCCATTTTGTAATGCTTCCTTGCTCTTCTGAATACGGAAGCCTCCCGGATACTATCTCGAGCAGCAAAATtccatatttgtaaacatctgtCTCAACATCTGGAAGTGGTGGTAGCTCACAATTCCCAGAATCATCTGCAGTAGTAACCCTTGATTTGTAATGAAGATCATTCCAAAATTCAATCTCAGCAACCTGGAAGGGAAGTGGGGAGAACAAGAGTGTAACTAATACAAGAAAATTTGAGTATGTCTATCATCTATGAATGTTCACACAACTACATTATCTTATTTCTTGGTGAAGGCAAATTTAAGCAATCCCAGATATAAAGCTTCTTGAATTAAAGGATGTTGAGAGAGAAGCATACTTTTGCAGCATAATCGTCAGTTAAAAAAATTGCATCTGATTTAAGGTTGGAATGTGGTAGCGGAGGTATCAAGTCATGCATGTATTGTAGGCAGTAAGTTGTACCCATTATGATCCTCACCCTAGCATTCCAATCAAGATGTTCTAATTCCTTGACTgagaaaaaaacataaaaacgaGGATCACCTCAGTATGTCTGATTAAGCTAGCTACTAAAAGCGTAGGGATTTTATAATACTTACTGTGTAGATGCTCAAATAGTGTCCCATTTGGAGAAAACTCAAATACCATCATCCGAACAAAAGGTTCATTCTCCTCACAGTAACCAATAAGGTTGACAAAGTTCTTGTGGTTTATTCGTGAGAGCGAATCAATCTAAAGAAATCCCAAATAGAGCAGGAGGCATGTAATTAATCTTTGCTGTATAAGACTAACTGTTCAAACATGTAATGTATTCGATGCATACACAAGCGACTAACCTGCTTTCTGTACCCAATTTCAGAACGTCTTGACCATCTTCTACGAGAAGGAACCGTGGTTGAGGTAACAGAAATTTCAACTCCACTTGTTAATGTTCCCTTGTAGACAGTGCAGGATTCGTGAGTTTCTATAATGTTACTGAACTCCTCACAAGCGGTTTCTAGCTCATGCAGGTTTAGCTTAGGGACACCTGAATTTTTAGAACATTATCCTTAATTtaaaacattataaatttaGACCATCTACTCCAAATCATAACAATAATAGACTGATATATTGATCAGTCAATAAGTTGGTCATTTGAGTTTAAGAAAATTGACTTAAATGGCCTACACAACAGATCTCAAATCTAGTTATCAACACAGGTCCCATGTCTGGAGAACTGACCACCACATAATAGTGTCAGAACTATTAGGATGTCAACTGAGAATAGTTGTAATATTCTATAAACAATTATGAATTTGACAAGATCAATGATAAAACCTAGAATTAAGGAATCTAATAGGAACAACAATGATGACCAGTAGACCAAAAGTATGTAAAACACTGAAAGCATAAATATAGATAAATAAATGAGCAACTTGCACCGCTAATGTTATAATTCAAGATTTCCAggaaaatttgtatatattagaaaattttatgTGAGTCCTCGCATGTTGCTCTTATCGAGTAATGTGTGTATGATGCATTGGTGCATCTCTTTACACACAAGATGAGTGTGTGAGCgtgtttaattatcaaaagtaaaaaaaacttaataagTGTACAAAGCCTCATTAAATCAATGCAAGCTTAAGAAACTGATATTTTTAGAATAAACATATTTCAGGTTTCAGGGTTAGGCCAAAAATGTGTTATGCTTCAGCTTAAGATAATCACAAAGGTCTAAAGAACTGTAGTTGGCAGTTCAAGTTAGTTAAAGTCCAGAAATTTGTCGTGTAATTTGAACTCCGGTCTTGTGGTTAGATGTGTACACATGGAAATATACCTGTAACAAATGCTTTCTGCAACTGTCCACTCAATCCAGATTTCCAAGGTGTTATGTTTTTTACTGCCCTGGTGCGGCAGACAAAAAATATGATCGTAGCCACTAATACGACAAAAAGAGCAACCAACACTCCAACTAGATATTTCCATTTCTCTCCAGAATGTCTATCtgcttcctccaattttttagGTTTAGCAGCAGCATGGTGAGGCACTTGTGGAGTTTCAGCATGTGCAAGAGaagtgtttttcttttcttttggtacAGCAGGAAACGAACCACTACTTCTAGTACTAGGAAGGGCAATAATGGGTTCCTCAGGAAAACTACCACTAGCGGGGGTAGCAGCCAAATTGGTGGACTCTTCAGCTAGCCTACGACGTATAGAGTTAACTGCACTTTTTATATGTGGCTCAATAGCACCTGCAGAATGTAAACATTCTCCTCAGTAAAATCACACGCTTAAATTTCAGTCGATGTTATTTACATACTAAATATCTTGTACATACTTGTTAGATTTTCACAACAATCCTCTGCATTTTCAGAAGAGGAGCCTTCTTCAGATTTGAACCTTCAAACATCATAATAGATTAAGATAAACAATATTCATAACCTGAGTAGCGTAAAAATGGGCAAAAggtgtaatatttttatataaaggtCTTTTTAAGTAAGTGCTCACAATCTCTCCTCCCCACCTCAAAAGCAGCAATgaatatttaataacaatagAAATAtggtaaaaattaattatgttgATCATGTATTAATTAGGTTTTAGCTCCTTTCTAGGAAATGGATGAAACAGATACGGTTGGAAGCCTAAAAATTGTACATGCATATGATAATAAAAGTATGATTTATGTATTCTTTATTTTCAAGCAAAAGACCATCTATGAACAAACTCAAGTGGATAGTTTCCCAATACTTTCAAAATCCAGATAAACAAGAACAGAAACATGTAAAGAATcattaggaatttgagattCTTACGAAGGCATAATAGGCCGATAACGATTCAGTGTCTCTTTGATCTGTGTGGTGAAGAGTTCTGCTTTCAAAACGGATTCTGATCTCATAAATGcttcagttttttttaatgataataTATCACAATGCGAGATGCTACACAAAGCAAAATAAAGATGACACTGTAAATAGAGATTCTAAAAACACCTTTTTTTCCCCAAGcggaaatattaaaaattgcaTTTTGCATGTTAGACAAATTAAAGGAATAGTAAAATTTCTAGATAATGTCCACAACATGCCAATAGATGTGCAGGTAAGGAGACAATTATATTGTACTTAGTTTCCCACGATCTCACAAGGCTAGGCCAATATAGATCTTCTAAGAATCACGGTCGAATAGATATAGCAAACCAAACAAGGTGAGGTTAAAATCTGCTGAAGAAAAAGTATATTCTCTGTAGTTAACACCTAACAACATATGTCAAATTGTAGAcctatttaattttgttctctCGGCCCAATTACAGTTCTGTTCTGAATTGGTTGCAACACTCTGTGCTTTATTATGTAACAAGAGGCTGAGCAATCTAGAAATTTTGTAGTTTACTGCGAATAAATTTTGCTACAACCAATTTTGTGTGCTTGAACTTCAGTTTAGTAAACGGGAGTTGAATTCTTAATTTTTATCATGTATGTGAGTATGTTCAACATTTAGTAATGAGGGTTTACACATACTGCAGATAATGAGAGTCTTCTACATGTGCCCTGGCAAGGATCAATTTGGAAAACTAACAAATGTAGCATTCTTGTCGTGAAAGCTACAAAACCAGAGCAGGGTAAAAAGATAGCAAAACGTACAGGTACAAGTGTAAGGAACTAAAATATCTTACCAGTGCCCAAACTTTCTATTTAGACAACCATATTCCGCAGCAGCACCAGTTACAGGGCTTCCATCGGATTGCAATTCAGATGGCATTTCAATATTTTCGTGTTGTGATGAAGCTACCCCTTCAAACTTATTATTATGAAGTAACCTGGTTTAGGTATATTGAAGTTGAAGGTCTCTTATGTAACATAAAAACAAGATACTACatattgatttaataatttcaCAAGAGTACATCAGATAATGGACTTACAAACACTTCAGTGCAGGCATCGCTCCTATCTCTGAAGGAATCGTTCCGTTTAAACTATTATTTCTCAAGTCCATTATCTCCAGCATTGCAAGCCCACCAAATTCCTTAGGGATAGAGCCAGAAAATTGGTTCTGAGAGAGTATCCTGTCAATATTAAAGCATGGGAGAACTTATAACAGTGCAGAAAAATTTGTACTTCTATCAACCAGTGTAAACACAATGAATAAATAACACTAATATAAAAGGATTATCGCCAATGCTATGCATCTCGTAGAAACTCATTTTGATCTTCAACAACATATTCAAAGTCCATAAAAGTAATAAATTCACAATCGACCTAGGTAGATAAAGTTAATAATCTTCAAACACAGAAACACATGAACATTCATTATTCTTACACAAACATTTATACTGCAAATTCATGTAGACGAGATCCTAAGCAATCAATTTTGTTGACATAGTACCAAATGAATTTAAGATATTAATATGGTTGCTGAGATACTCATTCACAAGTAAACCATATAAAAATTAGCTTCCATAATAAACTGTATGCGAGTCAAAATTATAAGGTTATACTTACAGTATCCGTAGGTGAGATAGTTTCCCAAGATCTGGTGCTAATAGTCCTTCCAACGAAAGCCCATTGAGATTCCTTTTGCACAAAGGAACAAATAACATGTGAATAAGCATAATGCACATCTCTTCTCACATTAACAGTTGACCACATAAATTCCTATGATTGTGACACGCATATGACAAATGAATCACTCTCTTTTTGATATAGTTTCAAACAATAAGATTTATTCAAAACAGATGTAGTTACTACTAATTCTGGACAAATcctctaaatataaataatcaagACATTGATTTCATTTTCAATCAGCAACAAGTGTGATTAAATCTATCTTGAACATGAAGTACGATTAACAATaag
This region includes:
- the LOC108207237 gene encoding protein MALE DISCOVERER 2, with amino-acid sequence MGVRLNTTGIQLSSFTFFILLLKIQGHCFLNSEGLVLLAFRAAVEMDPQGAFRDWNPDDCNPCMWSGVHCVDGQVQMLNLNGLSLEGLLAPDLGKLSHLRILILSQNQFSGSIPKEFGGLAMLEIMDLRNNSLNGTIPSEIGAMPALKCLLLHNNKFEGVASSQHENIEMPSELQSDGSPVTGAAAEYGCLNRKFGHCISHCDILSLKKTEAFMRSESVLKAELFTTQIKETLNRYRPIMPSFKSEEGSSSENAEDCCENLTSAIEPHIKSAVNSIRRRLAEESTNLAATPASGSFPEEPIIALPSTRSSGSFPAVPKEKKNTSLAHAETPQVPHHAAAKPKKLEEADRHSGEKWKYLVGVLVALFVVLVATIIFFVCRTRAVKNITPWKSGLSGQLQKAFVTGVPKLNLHELETACEEFSNIIETHESCTVYKGTLTSGVEISVTSTTVPSRRRWSRRSEIGYRKQIDSLSRINHKNFVNLIGYCEENEPFVRMMVFEFSPNGTLFEHLHIKELEHLDWNARVRIIMGTTYCLQYMHDLIPPLPHSNLKSDAIFLTDDYAAKVAEIEFWNDLHYKSRVTTADDSGNCELPPLPDVETDVYKYGILLLEIVSGRLPYSEEQGSITKWASEYLEDSRKFKLMIDPILKSFKNDELEVICNVLQECIQQDPRKRPTINEIIPKLREVIKVSPDAATPRLSPLWWAELEILSAEAA